A single genomic interval of Chloroflexota bacterium harbors:
- the nfi gene encoding deoxyribonuclease V: MKVVELHRWDVTPQEAIAIQNELRDRISLRDEWGSVHYVAGVDVNTAGSTAQAAIVVLRYPDLQLVDWATSQVPLSFPYVPGLLAFREAPAILEAVRQLGVEPDLLIFDGQGYAHPRRLGIASHVGLVLDKPSIGCAKSRLCGVYTEPGPQRGEYSFLTDHGETIGVALRTRENTAPVFVSVGHKVSLESAIAWVLRCCTGYRLPETTRWAHKVAGGEKPPQARQERLL; this comes from the coding sequence ATGAAAGTTGTCGAACTGCACCGCTGGGATGTGACCCCGCAGGAGGCGATTGCTATCCAGAATGAACTTCGAGATCGCATTTCTCTGCGCGACGAATGGGGTTCTGTACACTATGTGGCTGGTGTAGATGTGAACACCGCCGGAAGCACAGCGCAAGCGGCGATTGTGGTGTTGCGCTACCCAGACCTACAACTGGTGGATTGGGCTACCTCGCAGGTGCCACTTTCTTTCCCTTATGTGCCCGGGCTTCTGGCCTTCCGCGAAGCGCCGGCGATTCTCGAGGCAGTGCGCCAATTGGGGGTAGAGCCAGATTTGCTTATTTTTGACGGCCAAGGTTACGCTCATCCACGTCGGCTGGGTATTGCCAGCCACGTGGGTTTAGTGCTGGACAAGCCCTCCATCGGCTGTGCCAAATCGCGTCTGTGCGGAGTGTACACGGAACCTGGCCCACAGCGCGGCGAATACAGTTTCCTGACCGATCATGGCGAAACCATTGGTGTTGCTCTGCGCACCCGAGAGAACACGGCCCCGGTATTCGTTTCGGTAGGGCACAAAGTGAGCCTGGAGTCTGCTATCGCCTGGGTGCTGCGCTGTTGCACGGGCTACCGCCTGCCAGAGACGACGCGCTGGGCGCACAAAGTGGCTGGGGGTGAAAAACCACCTCAGGCAAGGCAAGAACGGCTATTGTGA
- a CDS encoding EF2563 family selenium-dependent molybdenum hydroxylase system protein codes for MSVHRLLVLIRGGGDLATGVAHRLYRVGMRVVITELPQPRAIRRAVAFASAVYEGEITVEGVRARQAKDLSEIQNLLVENIVPVAVDPDGTLIPVLQPDVLVDARMAKRNLGTTMTDAPVVIGLGPGFEAGRDVHAVIETAGGHNLGRVITIGTAEPNTGVPRPVMGYERERVIWAPTDGIFRAVRRIGDQVSKSDVVGEVAGQPVVAGVSGVIRGLLHDDLEVQRGEKVGDVDPRGKVEYCYSISDKARAIGGGVLEAIGAVLFSRGSGLGRLDG; via the coding sequence ATGTCAGTCCATCGCCTACTTGTGCTGATCCGCGGTGGGGGCGATTTGGCAACTGGTGTGGCCCACCGCTTGTACCGTGTCGGTATGCGCGTTGTCATCACAGAGTTGCCACAACCAAGGGCTATTCGGCGTGCTGTGGCCTTTGCCTCGGCAGTCTATGAGGGCGAGATCACCGTCGAGGGCGTGCGAGCCCGACAGGCCAAAGATTTGTCAGAGATACAAAACCTGCTCGTGGAAAACATTGTGCCGGTGGCTGTGGATCCCGATGGAACACTCATCCCGGTACTACAACCTGACGTGTTAGTAGATGCACGGATGGCGAAACGCAACTTAGGGACAACGATGACCGATGCGCCAGTAGTGATTGGTCTGGGACCCGGGTTTGAAGCCGGGCGCGATGTCCACGCAGTGATCGAGACAGCAGGGGGGCATAACCTGGGTCGCGTGATCACCATAGGGACAGCCGAGCCTAACACTGGCGTGCCGCGACCAGTAATGGGTTATGAACGAGAGCGCGTCATCTGGGCACCAACAGATGGTATCTTCCGTGCGGTGCGTCGCATTGGAGACCAGGTGTCCAAATCAGATGTCGTGGGTGAGGTAGCAGGACAGCCGGTCGTCGCCGGGGTCTCCGGTGTGATACGAGGCTTATTGCACGATGATCTGGAGGTACAGCGCGGCGAGAAAGTGGGCGACGTGGACCCCCGAGGTAAGGTAGAGTATTGCTATTCGATTTCCGACAAAGCCCGGGCAATCGGTGGAGGAGTATTGGAGGCCATTGGTGCGGTGCTCTTCTCTCGCGGAAGCGGCCTAGGTCGGCTTGATGGATAA
- a CDS encoding SpoIID/LytB domain-containing protein, whose product MTIKDWLRVCAIVIVLTVLATRIEPITLAQGQACGATGTVRDLTTGQIIAGATVFVGGEQVTTDAAGRYRLFLSPGVYEIRARANGYIGMSQTRQRIEAGTFTEVNFDMVLQSPSAEQQARIDEILRQQSQQAGQDELAVARERGFALSTATRVPETIPVLMPDGTVVVMPMDEYLKGVVPYEIGPYAPMEALRAQAVAARGYATTRVEGGVPICTTTLCQVWKPTHYETTDAAVDSTHGVAAFYGSNIIRAFFFGHCDGHTRNVETVWGGSPIPYLRSVQCPCGFTHLWGHGVGMCQEGAKVLADQGWSYQDILRHYYTGITIPPIYAPTLSEGSVTPSIGSPETLFTFAVTYRDADGDPPARATVYINGVSYAMTRESGTFTGGARYVYRTTLPAGEHNYSFGFEDGYSGPVNLPAAGTFSGPSVRDQGLNDPTPVPTPTPGPNQTVARQWSQTSLADWEGGDFMNVALTDHEDGALVLTPGSLQGSYTSVAHRTDITFVAIGSTWLGDFPAETTFALELRTSTDSISWSPWYPVAIDDAEGAGGGPLYGNLIFTAGQWVQYRVRLTRATPQTTSPRLRSLTLVCIDSTRGPTSAEAEAQMRARIAASELPIISRAEWGADESLMTWPPEYRIPRVFIVHHTVTANNDPNPAATVRAIYYYHAVTRGWGDIGYNYLIDQDGRIYEGRYGGEGVVGAHAKQYNWGSIGVAMMGNYDEVAVPSLLKSALAELIAWKGNHHFINPVGSTYFIDRTFPNVMGHRDCAATTCPGSYGYAILPEVRQRALSRMLELPPNTRVSAPVEGASLSGVVQVEADGSPAVTAIDFYIDGEYQANDNTAPFTWKWNTVRHSEGNHTLAVLARTNAGLTAWHEINVRVDHTPPSGSITTPMFSNTSFVTLNLAASGATQMMFSNGWHWEGEELSHQPGAGQEIADPAARNGRAWQGRAGVDASGWWYGPYYKTLPTGASYRTYYRLKVGNNASPQTVAIIDVTDDFGQHTYAEQALTGDDFSAPLTYVEPYLDFWYSRVDDYGLETRTFFCGVTDLYLDDVWIFRAPVGYATTWQWRLGDADGPYTVSARFADEAGNLSSIYSATVTLDQTAPEWVSWDGTSAFVRDVTSGLRVASAEYSLSADGGSTWGDWARAIITATEGTTATVPVSGNYGTANRVRFRIEDRAGNTSESPPYMLGSGPTPTATATPLSSPTPTPTTPRTVTPTPTVSPTPTPLVGDVWGWVTLQGRMNHAGTHIEVGDLATDVSDPSGLFVLPGVPVGYYTVRATMPGYLAAWRDLEVSAGQLVRLPDVMLLGGDANGDCRVNIFDLVIVASDPAWTGDSCEPRDPHADINGDGCVNIFDLVLVGLNYDCVCPSPWGTGGEATSAAPEIVHISLRPERTHVRPGESVTVDVVAEDAVALYGAEMTLRTDSTSLQMVSIEPGRKDAFVAYQMCGADRASLVYTLLAPATPMDGEVVLARVTLEALTEGNVSVAVERIVLVDRSAQKVPVQEDLWIGPPSPHVVYLPILLQDAGEGSNPILYIRR is encoded by the coding sequence ATGACCATAAAAGACTGGCTGCGGGTGTGCGCTATCGTAATAGTCCTGACAGTGCTCGCCACTCGAATCGAACCCATAACGCTGGCTCAGGGGCAAGCCTGTGGAGCGACTGGTACCGTGCGCGACCTGACAACCGGTCAGATCATCGCAGGAGCCACGGTCTTTGTTGGTGGTGAGCAGGTTACGACCGATGCGGCAGGCCGGTATCGGCTGTTTCTCTCGCCTGGTGTCTATGAGATTCGCGCTCGAGCCAACGGCTACATCGGCATGTCGCAGACCCGCCAGCGGATCGAGGCTGGGACGTTTACTGAAGTGAACTTTGATATGGTCCTCCAATCACCCTCTGCCGAGCAGCAGGCTCGTATTGACGAGATCCTGCGTCAGCAAAGCCAACAGGCTGGTCAAGACGAATTGGCAGTTGCCAGAGAGCGGGGGTTCGCCCTTTCCACAGCCACTCGGGTCCCAGAGACTATCCCCGTTCTGATGCCCGACGGAACAGTGGTAGTTATGCCGATGGACGAGTATCTCAAGGGCGTCGTGCCTTATGAGATCGGACCCTACGCCCCCATGGAGGCCTTGCGTGCCCAGGCTGTCGCCGCCCGAGGTTATGCTACCACCCGCGTGGAGGGCGGGGTGCCCATTTGCACCACAACGCTCTGCCAGGTGTGGAAACCAACACACTACGAAACCACGGACGCCGCTGTGGATAGCACCCACGGGGTAGCCGCATTCTATGGTAGTAACATAATCCGGGCCTTTTTCTTTGGTCACTGTGACGGACACACCCGTAACGTGGAAACAGTGTGGGGAGGAAGCCCAATCCCTTATTTGCGCTCGGTGCAATGCCCCTGCGGGTTCACCCACCTGTGGGGACATGGCGTTGGCATGTGTCAAGAAGGGGCAAAGGTACTGGCCGACCAAGGTTGGAGTTATCAGGATATCCTGCGGCATTATTACACTGGTATCACGATCCCGCCGATCTATGCCCCTACTCTGAGTGAGGGGAGCGTCACCCCATCCATTGGTAGCCCGGAAACGCTTTTCACCTTCGCTGTGACCTATCGCGACGCCGATGGCGATCCGCCCGCCCGCGCCACGGTGTACATAAACGGCGTCTCCTATGCCATGACCAGAGAGTCCGGCACTTTCACAGGTGGAGCACGTTATGTGTATCGCACTACCCTCCCGGCGGGAGAACACAACTATTCATTTGGCTTTGAGGATGGCTATTCCGGTCCCGTGAATCTACCCGCCGCGGGCACATTCTCCGGCCCAAGCGTGCGCGACCAAGGACTAAACGATCCCACCCCTGTGCCTACCCCTACGCCTGGACCAAACCAGACCGTCGCTCGGCAGTGGAGTCAGACCAGTCTCGCAGATTGGGAGGGTGGTGACTTCATGAACGTTGCGCTGACCGATCATGAAGATGGTGCATTGGTGTTAACTCCGGGCTCTCTCCAAGGCAGTTACACCTCCGTTGCTCACCGGACCGATATCACTTTCGTCGCCATCGGCTCGACTTGGTTGGGCGATTTTCCAGCGGAGACGACCTTCGCGCTGGAACTGCGGACTAGCACAGATAGCATCTCCTGGTCGCCATGGTATCCAGTAGCGATAGACGATGCCGAGGGTGCAGGCGGGGGCCCGCTTTACGGAAATCTCATTTTCACGGCAGGGCAATGGGTGCAATATCGTGTCCGCCTTACGCGCGCGACACCGCAGACTACTTCTCCTCGGCTGCGTTCGCTGACGTTAGTATGTATTGATTCGACCCGTGGACCAACTTCCGCTGAGGCCGAGGCCCAAATGCGGGCCCGCATTGCTGCCAGTGAACTACCTATTATCTCACGTGCAGAGTGGGGCGCGGACGAAAGTCTGATGACATGGCCGCCGGAATATCGCATTCCTCGCGTATTCATCGTTCATCACACTGTTACCGCCAATAACGACCCTAATCCGGCAGCGACTGTGCGCGCTATTTATTACTATCATGCTGTTACCCGGGGGTGGGGGGACATTGGCTACAACTACCTGATTGATCAGGACGGGCGTATCTATGAGGGCCGTTATGGTGGGGAGGGAGTAGTAGGCGCGCACGCCAAGCAATACAATTGGGGCAGTATCGGCGTGGCCATGATGGGCAACTACGACGAGGTTGCTGTGCCCAGTCTCTTGAAGTCAGCATTGGCGGAGCTGATCGCCTGGAAGGGCAATCACCATTTTATCAACCCCGTGGGTAGTACGTATTTCATTGATCGGACTTTTCCCAATGTCATGGGCCACCGCGACTGTGCCGCGACCACCTGCCCAGGCTCCTATGGCTACGCCATCTTGCCTGAAGTACGCCAACGCGCCCTATCACGGATGCTGGAGTTGCCGCCCAACACGCGAGTCTCTGCACCCGTTGAAGGCGCATCGCTGAGCGGCGTGGTACAAGTCGAGGCTGACGGCAGTCCGGCGGTGACGGCGATCGACTTCTACATAGATGGGGAGTATCAGGCCAACGATAATACCGCGCCATTCACTTGGAAATGGAACACTGTCCGCCACAGTGAGGGCAACCACACTTTGGCTGTGTTGGCGCGGACGAATGCGGGGCTCACTGCCTGGCACGAAATTAACGTGCGCGTGGATCACACGCCGCCGTCTGGTTCTATCACCACACCGATGTTCAGCAATACCTCGTTCGTTACCCTGAACTTGGCAGCAAGTGGCGCGACGCAAATGATGTTCAGCAATGGCTGGCATTGGGAAGGCGAGGAACTCTCCCATCAGCCGGGTGCCGGGCAAGAGATCGCCGACCCTGCGGCGCGGAACGGACGAGCGTGGCAGGGACGGGCAGGAGTGGATGCTTCTGGCTGGTGGTATGGGCCGTACTACAAAACCTTGCCCACTGGCGCTTCCTACCGGACTTATTACCGGCTGAAGGTGGGGAATAATGCCAGTCCGCAAACGGTGGCGATAATAGATGTAACCGACGACTTCGGGCAACACACCTACGCAGAACAAGCCTTGACCGGTGACGATTTTTCTGCCCCGCTCACTTACGTGGAGCCGTACCTCGACTTCTGGTACTCCAGAGTGGACGATTACGGCCTGGAGACGCGAACCTTTTTCTGTGGCGTGACCGATCTGTATCTGGACGACGTGTGGATTTTCCGTGCGCCGGTGGGTTATGCCACTACCTGGCAGTGGAGGCTTGGCGACGCTGATGGTCCCTACACCGTTTCGGCCCGCTTCGCCGATGAGGCGGGCAACCTCTCGTCTATCTATAGTGCCACGGTTACACTGGACCAGACTGCGCCGGAGTGGGTGTCCTGGGATGGAACAAGTGCATTTGTCAGGGATGTCACGTCGGGTTTGCGCGTCGCCAGTGCTGAATACTCGCTCTCTGCTGATGGTGGAAGTACGTGGGGCGACTGGGCCAGGGCGATCATCACTGCCACCGAGGGAACCACAGCGACAGTGCCAGTGAGCGGCAATTATGGCACCGCAAATCGAGTGCGCTTTCGCATCGAGGATCGGGCCGGCAATACCAGTGAGAGCCCGCCATATATGCTGGGGAGTGGTCCCACGCCCACCGCGACGGCAACACCACTATCCTCGCCTACACCGACCCCTACCACCCCGCGTACCGTAACCCCGACCCCAACGGTGAGTCCGACACCGACGCCTCTGGTGGGTGACGTGTGGGGATGGGTAACGCTGCAAGGGCGCATGAATCATGCTGGTACACATATAGAAGTGGGGGATCTGGCGACAGATGTCTCGGACCCGAGTGGCCTGTTCGTTTTACCTGGTGTGCCGGTCGGCTATTATACCGTGCGGGCCACTATGCCAGGGTATCTTGCTGCCTGGCGCGATCTCGAGGTGAGTGCGGGACAACTGGTGCGTTTACCCGATGTCATGCTCCTCGGCGGCGATGCCAACGGCGATTGTCGAGTCAACATCTTCGATTTAGTTATTGTGGCCAGTGACCCGGCTTGGACGGGCGATTCATGCGAACCAAGAGACCCACATGCCGATATCAATGGCGATGGTTGCGTTAATATCTTTGATTTGGTGCTAGTAGGCCTCAACTACGACTGTGTCTGCCCCAGCCCTTGGGGCACTGGGGGTGAGGCCACGTCAGCTGCTCCTGAAATTGTTCACATCTCACTCCGTCCAGAGAGAACGCACGTGCGCCCAGGTGAAAGTGTCACAGTGGATGTAGTGGCGGAGGACGCTGTGGCTCTGTATGGGGCTGAGATGACCCTGCGCACCGACTCGACATCACTGCAGATGGTGAGCATCGAGCCCGGACGTAAAGATGCGTTTGTCGCGTATCAGATGTGCGGTGCAGACCGAGCGTCGCTGGTGTATACTTTGCTCGCGCCGGCCACACCAATGGATGGCGAAGTAGTGTTAGCGCGAGTTACCCTCGAGGCGTTGACAGAGGGAAACGTATCCGTAGCAGTAGAACGGATAGTGCTGGTGGATAGGAGCGCACAGAAGGTGCCTGTTCAGGAGGATCTCTGGATCGGGCCACCATCGCCCCATGTAGTGTACCTGCCCATTCTGTTGCAGGATGCGGGGGAGGGATCTAACCCCATTTTATATATACGGCGTTAA
- a CDS encoding NAD-dependent deacylase has product MTHERDVQRAADLLRAANHVVALTGAGMSTPSGLPDFRSPHSGLWEKDDPMVVASIYGFRVNPRAFYDWLRPLVMTMRQAQPNPAHLALARLERAGQLAAIITQNIDGLHQSAGSQRVLELHGSMRTASCTRCGRGISGEQLAARLLQSEDVPRCEKCGGILKPDVVLFGELLPQWVLLEAQGEAEKCDVMLVVGSSLTVTPAADLPFTARQHGAEIIIVNAQPTYMDAHSAVVIHDDLATVVPQIVDLAM; this is encoded by the coding sequence ATGACCCACGAACGAGATGTACAACGCGCTGCTGACCTCCTCCGCGCTGCCAATCATGTGGTGGCTCTTACTGGCGCGGGTATGAGCACGCCTTCGGGACTTCCTGATTTCCGCAGCCCCCACTCTGGTCTGTGGGAGAAGGACGACCCGATGGTAGTTGCTTCTATCTACGGTTTCCGTGTCAACCCGCGTGCATTTTATGATTGGCTGCGCCCATTGGTTATGACCATGCGCCAGGCACAACCGAATCCCGCTCACCTGGCTTTGGCACGATTAGAAAGGGCTGGTCAACTAGCGGCCATTATCACCCAGAATATTGACGGCTTACATCAATCCGCTGGTTCACAGCGAGTGCTTGAACTTCATGGTTCTATGCGTACAGCGAGTTGTACGCGTTGCGGGCGAGGGATTTCTGGCGAACAACTAGCGGCACGTCTTCTTCAAAGCGAGGATGTCCCACGCTGTGAGAAATGTGGTGGTATCTTGAAACCTGATGTGGTACTTTTCGGCGAATTGCTGCCCCAATGGGTGCTTCTCGAAGCCCAGGGGGAAGCGGAGAAGTGTGACGTGATGCTGGTTGTTGGATCCTCACTGACCGTGACGCCTGCCGCTGACCTGCCGTTCACGGCACGCCAGCATGGGGCAGAGATCATCATTGTGAACGCTCAGCCGACCTATATGGATGCCCACTCCGCAGTGGTCATCCACGATGATTTAGCCACGGTAGTGCCACAAATTGTGGACCTAGCGATGTAG
- the hemW gene encoding radical SAM family heme chaperone HemW, with product MDNRVNPIGLYVHIPFCRAKCAYCDFNSYAGRDELFTPYIQALERELAWRLAQWPGVVADTVYIGGGTPTLLPPELLEWLLERVCDDLCLPQDAEITIEANPGTVSETSLRALRAVGVNRLSLGVQSFDDKMLRLLGRIHDSAEAKKAIGLARAAGFDNLNLDLMFALPGQTMSTWIATLNTALALCPEHLSLYSLSLEEGTPLAIQVSTDALPPPDDDLAADMYLLAEDCLSTAGYYHYEISNWAASATTICNSEESTGSAFHVCRHNIKYWTLAPYWGLGAGAHSWYGGERTANVCDPQEYVARILAGGSPVATREIIDVEEEMAEFMFLGLRLIDGVRVSDFVRRFGMSWTDRYGAQIADLMALGLIIADGETVRLSRRGRLLGNQVFERFLPPDRICERV from the coding sequence ATGGATAACAGGGTGAACCCAATAGGTCTCTACGTTCATATCCCCTTTTGTCGCGCCAAGTGCGCCTACTGCGACTTCAACTCATATGCCGGACGTGATGAACTTTTCACGCCATACATCCAAGCGCTGGAGCGTGAACTGGCTTGGCGTCTTGCGCAGTGGCCAGGCGTGGTAGCCGATACGGTTTATATCGGAGGGGGTACGCCCACTCTGCTGCCCCCGGAACTCCTAGAGTGGCTGTTAGAGAGAGTATGCGACGATTTGTGCCTCCCTCAAGACGCCGAAATCACCATCGAAGCCAACCCGGGCACAGTGAGCGAGACGTCTCTGCGGGCTCTCCGGGCCGTGGGCGTCAATCGGCTGAGCCTGGGTGTACAGAGTTTCGATGATAAAATGCTGCGCCTCTTAGGACGTATTCACGACTCAGCAGAGGCAAAGAAGGCAATTGGACTGGCCCGGGCCGCAGGGTTTGACAATCTCAATCTCGATCTTATGTTTGCTTTACCAGGACAAACTATGTCCACCTGGATCGCCACGCTTAATACTGCGTTAGCCCTGTGTCCGGAGCATCTGTCCCTCTACTCGCTATCGCTGGAAGAAGGGACCCCTTTGGCGATCCAAGTGTCGACCGACGCATTACCACCTCCCGACGACGATCTGGCCGCAGATATGTACTTGTTGGCCGAGGATTGCCTAAGCACGGCGGGGTATTATCACTATGAAATCTCGAATTGGGCAGCATCAGCAACTACTATTTGCAACAGTGAAGAATCAACTGGGTCTGCTTTTCACGTCTGCCGCCATAATATCAAATATTGGACCCTCGCTCCGTATTGGGGATTGGGCGCAGGGGCACATTCATGGTATGGTGGAGAACGAACAGCCAACGTGTGTGACCCCCAAGAATATGTTGCCCGCATATTGGCTGGAGGGAGCCCAGTCGCCACACGCGAGATAATTGACGTAGAGGAAGAGATGGCGGAGTTTATGTTCTTAGGCCTGCGCTTGATAGATGGAGTGCGGGTGTCGGACTTTGTGCGGCGATTCGGGATGTCATGGACCGATCGCTACGGGGCCCAGATCGCAGATTTGATGGCCCTTGGCTTAATCATCGCCGATGGTGAGACGGTGCGGCTATCACGCCGCGGGCGATTGCTCGGGAACCAGGTTTTCGAGCGTTTCCTGCCGCCTGACAGGATATGCGAAAGAGTGTAA
- a CDS encoding class II aldolase/adducin family protein, whose protein sequence is MDTLHEKLMAAAGELVDSGIIGAGGGAISVRLPEGAGFLITPPGFNRMRIAPDSVWQITPGGDILGKRRKPPLDTNIHLRIYAARPDVESIVISHGPMTIVTGICQVPILPITMDSIPFADIPRVQYDPSGLVDMGLLVADAIGNAPALLLLNHGAVAVGSTIEQAVERAEALEEIAYVMVISHLLQRIPTTLPAEAVEIIKQAGL, encoded by the coding sequence TTGGACACATTGCATGAAAAACTAATGGCTGCTGCTGGAGAACTTGTGGACTCTGGGATCATCGGTGCAGGCGGTGGTGCGATCAGCGTCCGTCTGCCCGAAGGTGCAGGCTTTCTCATCACGCCACCGGGTTTCAACCGCATGAGAATCGCCCCCGATTCGGTATGGCAGATCACACCTGGGGGTGATATCCTGGGTAAACGCCGCAAACCTCCACTTGACACCAACATTCATTTGAGAATCTATGCCGCCCGCCCTGATGTAGAGTCCATCGTGATAAGCCACGGTCCAATGACCATTGTCACAGGCATTTGTCAAGTGCCAATCCTGCCCATCACCATGGATTCTATTCCCTTCGCTGATATCCCTCGTGTGCAATACGACCCCTCGGGTCTTGTGGATATGGGGCTCTTGGTTGCAGATGCCATTGGCAATGCACCTGCTCTGTTGTTGCTCAACCACGGTGCCGTGGCGGTGGGCAGCACGATCGAGCAGGCAGTGGAACGCGCAGAGGCCTTAGAGGAAATCGCCTATGTTATGGTGATCAGCCATCTACTCCAGCGCATACCTACTACATTGCCCGCCGAGGCAGTGGAGATCATCAAACAAGCAGGACTGTAG
- a CDS encoding PD40 domain-containing protein, whose translation MDTTSLRWPVIATLIVAAAILFASHSPAQTDVAPSPGWLAFDLRRSGNEDIYALTMDGEGGLVRLTADPAPDRAPAWSPGGWRLAFQSHRDGNWDLYVMDLHDGQVWRVTENSAYDGAPTWSPDGASIAFESYRDGNLEIYCVRLGDPASRLHDGEHMVRLTDERADDYSPAWSPDGRHIAFVSWRDGNKEIYLLDPKHPEAGAINLTHHPADDDQPAWSPDGGFLAFISNREGTNGIYVLDVQAALSGASVDKYTLPVVIGAPRLSSPTWTPDGRSLIYAYLLADGAYILRRGLSPRDVPQVLWHGAEWPRNLRWSGVAHVQPSLGKKQEYLPLFQEYLQPTPEVGPSYSTVRLTDVTAPQPELSDRVDDSFIALRRRVLAETGFDYLAKLGRAFSPIESPKSNPAYPDWHKAGRAIDILTEYSVVDNKAPVLAVREDIGNQTYWRLYLRTATDDGSLGEPLVDAPWDFVTGSPDPVAGTPEGRRQLAWEGYFVDFTALAADYGWQRVASVRMPGLDWLDEQEAIGFCHFENRGGLTWQQAMEELYAPKQIEAISSPDPWPFPWWTTWGGRFDYGFEP comes from the coding sequence TTGGATACCACATCCCTTCGATGGCCTGTCATTGCTACGCTAATAGTGGCAGCGGCCATTCTCTTTGCAAGCCATTCCCCGGCCCAGACTGATGTTGCACCATCTCCCGGCTGGTTAGCCTTCGACTTGCGCCGCAGTGGCAACGAGGACATTTACGCTCTCACCATGGACGGCGAAGGCGGCCTCGTTCGGCTGACTGCAGACCCAGCACCCGATCGCGCCCCTGCCTGGTCTCCTGGGGGCTGGAGATTGGCCTTCCAGTCTCATCGCGACGGCAATTGGGACCTCTATGTGATGGATCTACACGACGGTCAGGTATGGCGTGTTACGGAGAACTCGGCTTATGACGGTGCTCCTACTTGGTCCCCCGATGGCGCCTCTATTGCGTTTGAATCCTACCGCGACGGCAACTTGGAGATCTATTGTGTCCGGCTTGGAGACCCAGCGTCCCGTCTCCACGATGGTGAGCACATGGTCCGACTGACCGACGAGAGAGCCGATGATTATAGCCCAGCCTGGTCGCCAGACGGACGGCATATCGCTTTCGTATCTTGGCGCGACGGCAACAAGGAGATCTATTTGCTCGACCCCAAACACCCGGAGGCTGGGGCAATCAACCTCACTCACCACCCGGCTGACGATGACCAGCCTGCTTGGTCACCAGATGGCGGTTTTCTGGCTTTCATTTCCAATCGCGAGGGCACGAACGGTATCTATGTGCTGGATGTGCAGGCCGCGCTGAGCGGAGCAAGTGTGGACAAATACACGTTGCCCGTGGTCATTGGTGCTCCTCGACTTTCCTCGCCAACGTGGACGCCAGATGGCCGCTCGCTCATTTACGCCTATCTTTTGGCCGATGGTGCCTATATCCTTCGGCGTGGGTTAAGCCCCCGCGATGTGCCACAGGTGCTCTGGCACGGCGCAGAGTGGCCGCGGAACTTGCGTTGGTCCGGCGTGGCGCACGTACAACCATCTCTGGGGAAAAAGCAGGAGTATCTTCCCTTATTCCAGGAATACCTGCAACCGACACCCGAAGTCGGTCCATCTTATAGCACCGTGCGCTTGACCGATGTGACAGCACCGCAGCCAGAACTCAGTGATCGAGTAGATGATTCCTTCATAGCCCTGCGACGGAGAGTGCTGGCCGAAACTGGATTTGACTATCTGGCCAAACTCGGTCGCGCCTTCTCTCCCATCGAATCGCCCAAGAGTAACCCAGCATACCCAGACTGGCACAAAGCAGGGCGGGCTATAGACATCCTAACCGAATACAGCGTGGTGGATAACAAGGCACCTGTACTCGCTGTGCGCGAGGATATTGGGAACCAAACGTATTGGCGGTTATACCTCCGCACAGCGACGGATGACGGCTCGTTGGGCGAGCCGTTAGTAGACGCACCGTGGGATTTTGTCACTGGCTCCCCAGATCCGGTAGCCGGGACCCCTGAAGGCAGACGACAACTGGCTTGGGAAGGCTATTTCGTGGATTTCACGGCGCTGGCAGCGGATTACGGCTGGCAGCGTGTGGCCAGCGTTCGGATGCCTGGTTTGGACTGGCTTGATGAGCAGGAGGCGATCGGGTTTTGCCATTTCGAGAACCGAGGCGGGCTCACCTGGCAGCAGGCTATGGAAGAACTATACGCGCCCAAACAGATCGAGGCGATATCCTCCCCTGACCCATGGCCATTCCCTTGGTGGACCACATGGGGTGGACGCTTCGACTACGGCTTCGAACCGTGA
- a CDS encoding ASCH domain-containing protein: MWIKEEYLAEILGGRKTVEVRVGYPNIMRLVPGDTLLLNDRYEARVLRVAHYANFAELLAHEDVESIAPGLTSEELAAILHQIYPPEKEALGAVALELAVNKPEEHERQPSDTNT, translated from the coding sequence TTGTGGATCAAGGAAGAATATCTGGCGGAAATACTAGGTGGGCGCAAAACGGTGGAGGTTCGCGTCGGCTACCCTAATATCATGCGCCTGGTGCCAGGCGATACATTGCTTCTCAATGATCGGTATGAAGCCCGCGTTCTACGCGTTGCCCACTACGCGAATTTCGCTGAACTCCTCGCCCATGAAGATGTGGAATCCATCGCTCCAGGCCTGACCAGCGAAGAACTGGCAGCCATTCTCCATCAAATTTACCCGCCAGAGAAAGAGGCATTAGGCGCGGTGGCATTGGAATTGGCTGTGAACAAGCCAGAGGAACACGAACGACAGCCATCTGATACAAACACATAG